ggaattaaaatcGGAAAGGGTTGGATTATTACgaattactaaaaaattattaattaattattgttataattattattttgtatttcaatacttaattattataattaaaaaaattattattattattaattattgttaatatattaacattattgctaacattaaaatattaattaattataataccttttatcattaataataatgataataaaaacaacagcGGCAACAACAACGACAATAACTATTTATAATCGAAAAAGTTGTTACTGCTGGATCGAGatataatcatcatcatcgccGACATCATTGACATCATCATCGACGATGGTTGCTGATACTGCTCAAAGGCAGTCCAAACGGAGAAGACACCGGCGACCAGCTATTGCTCTACAACCAATGACAATGACAACCGCGATTTGGGTGCAACAATTTGGTTGTTGTGATTTGGCGGCAACAGCTTGGTTGcaatttgctttatttttatttatttataggagggcatttttagaattttataatgttaATGGGGGTAGAATTGAAACAATTGGGAATGATAGATTGATTCCCATCTAATCAGTATCTCATTCCCATTCTTACATTAGATGGACTCCACAAttgcaattttaatttctactattattttataaaataaatattgtgaataattttaattttgaattccGATTCGCAATTGAAAAGTAAATAGATCAATGATTTCTACTCTTCTTAGACTATGTTTGATACAACTTTTCAAGTAGAACTTATTTAAGTAAAgcttttatctaaaaaattttagttatttagttgtcaataaaaaattttattaaaaatctattaaattactttaataggtaatttttttaaaattatgttatgaaaaaaataaaataaatttgacaaataaGTAGaagatattttgaatattttaatatttaaaaaaaatttcaacctctATTCTCGAAAGCtcaaaatttgaacttttacTAGTAAAGACAAAATAACTTAGTTAAACTCTAAAAGTTCtactaaaaaaaactaaataacaaaaaaaactataataaaaatttataaaattaaataagtacttaTAATCATTAGATAACCATTTAATagaaattgaaaagttttCTCGGGCTGACGGCTGTCAATTGCCAACATGGTGCTTATTATTTTCGTTTTCACTTGGACTAAATGCGTTTCCActgtttcaaaaaaaagaaaaatgcgtTTCAACTGTTTCTAGGAAAGGCCACCTCTTATCTCTCTCTCGTgtgaaaaactcaaaatacaaaagaaaggagaaagaaaaaaagaaaaagaaaaaccactCACTCTGTCGATAGAGTGAAATTCTGCTAAAATGGGGACGAATTTGAAGCGAAGTAAAGATGGGTTTACGGATATTTACAAGAGGGAGATGGGTTTATTTCGGCCCAGAAGCGTAGCTCGCAGATTCTCTGCTTCAGAGGTTTCAatacttttttctcttttcgtaattttgtgaatttcgCAGTTATCATAATTTTACTGAGCTCTTACTCCGAGAAATAATAGATTTGGTTGAATTTAGAtagaatcaaattaaattgacAGTATATAAATTTGTTGAGCTCAATCAACTTTAGTTCTTTTTCCAATCTTTAGTATCATGGGTTGGATCAAATTATATGGTTTGGATTAACAAAGCGGAGCAACCGATGGTGTTATCAATATGTGGTCTAGGATCAATTTGTAACTCAAGTATTAGACCGTAGATTGGTTTCATACTATTCGCTTTGTGTATCTAATGATTTCATCGGTTAATATTGAGTAGATATTTCTGTGATGTTTTCTTTCTCGAAGAGAATTCTTTTCAGTGAATACGAGTTTAAAGACAACATAGATGTGATGTTGTAGAGAAATGAGCTTTGCTTTGGCCACGAAGTTGCCGTGGGCCGTGTGGATGTATTTTGGACATTTTTGTATTTCTGATTTAGTTAATTGCAGCTTTATGGATGAACAAGGTTGGAAATGGTTGGGgccttattttatattttcttgttgGTGCAGGTTCTTATGAAGCGAATCAACCTTTGTGGGAAGTTACATGGTCACAAGGGTTGTGTGAATGCAGTAGAATTCAACTCCACTGGTGATTTTCTTGTTTCGGGTTCTGATGACAAGCTTGTCATATTTTGGGATTGGAAAGATAGGAGAGAGAAATTCTCATATCTATCTGGCCATCTTGATAACATATTCCAAACACGAATTATGCCATTTACTGATGATCGGAAAATAATAACATCGTCCGCCGACGGCCAGGTGAGTGTCACTTCAGATGCTTTGACACTTCCTAATtatgtctttcttttttttgttgacaTGTTAGACATAATGGATTTGCTGATTCTCTGTTGTCATTTTGGCCTTTGGTTTATGATTAGTTCTAATGTTTTCTTAACCATTTTTGGGTTCCTCAGTGTGATTTATTGTAATAGGTAATTGTATTCAACGTGCTTCAATTGCTTTTGACTCTTGTAAAATTCTATCACTCTTCagccatttcttgaaaaaaaaaaaaaagaaaccttcaataaaataaagcttACAACGGAAGGTTGTTTACATGAAAACATAAAACTGAGACTTATGTAACTACTTTATTGATACCATCTCACTTGTAAATTTTTCATACAGTGATTATAATTGATGTAACATCTGGTGATTTAGATCTAATCCCAACCTGTTTTATGATGATTATCCATAGTGTACTCCATTTTTTGACCAATGTGAGCTGTTCTCCTTCCTTTTAGGTGAGGCTTGGCCAAATCTTTGAGGATGGACGGATGGATACAAAAAGATTGGGAAAGCACCAAGGCCGTGTGTACAAGCTAGCTGTAGAGCCAGGAAGTCCCTACATTATCTATAGCTGTGGCGAAGATGGTTTTGTTCAACATGTTGGTCAATCTTGTTATATGAATCTTGTAAAGCCTCTCATTCTTTAATATTAGTTACAgaattactttttctttttatgtggCAGTTTGATCTGCGAAGTGACAGTGCAACACGGCTTTTCTACTGCTCCTCATTTTCAGAAAACAGCAAGCAGCCTATGAACAGCATAAGGTTGAATGCCATTGTAATTGACCCGAGAAATCCCAATTACTTTGCCGTGGGAGGTTCCGATGAATATGCACGTGTCTATGACATAAGAAAATGCCATTGGTATTCACCAATTAGTTCAGATACGCCTGTGGACACGTTTTGCCCCCGTCATCTGATTGGGAAAAACAATATTCATATCACTGGATTGGCCTATTCTAACACAAGTGAACTGCTTATCTCTTACAACGATGAGCTCGTATATCTGTTTGAGAAGAATATGGGATTGGGGCCTTCACCCTTGTCTCTCTCTCCTGAGGATTTGCAGAAACGTGAGGAGCCACAGGTTTATTCTGGTCATAGGAATTCACAAACAGTTAAAGGAGTGAACTTCTTTGGCCCCAATGATGAATATGTTATGAGTGGCTCTGACTGTGGTCACCTATTCATTTGGAAAAAGAAGGGAGGTAAGCTTGTGCGTTTAATGGTTGGTGATCGACATGTAGTAAATCAGCTAGAGCCCCATCCACACATTCCGATGTTTGCTACATGTGGAATCGAGAAGACTGTAAAGCTCTGGGCTCCTATGCCTACTGATTTTCCTCCATTGCCCGACAATGCAGAAAAGGTGAAGCTCTGTTCCTGTCTTTTATTAGTTACAGACATGACATGAATTTAAAGGTCTAATGCTTCCTTTATGTTTATGAACAGATTATGAAAGCTAATAAACAGGGTAGAGAAGATCATTCGCGGATCACACTTACTCCTGACGTTATCATGCATGTTCTACGGCTGCAAAGGCGGCAAACATTGGCATACAGGGAGAGGAGATACAATGCAGCTGATTTTGAAAGTGATGAAGAGGAAGGAGAGACTTATCTTTTAGGATTTTCAGATAGTGATGCCTCTTCGGAAGGAGGTGGAAACCAAAGAGAGTGCATAATTAGCTAGAGCTAGAGCCTAGAGcttgtaatttattaataagagccaaattttggtttgaatttcCATTTACTGAAAAATGGATTGTATATGAATAAATGGTTTAATAGcttaaaataatctttaaaaattgtgCCAGTCAGTTTGTACTTTTGTATAGATAAAGGTgtggtaaaataaattttttgtccGCCTATGTGTACGTGGCACTAGGAGAAGTAATTGatcaaacaacaataataataataataataataataattgacttatcaataatatttagatgaaaattatataatgttGTGATTAAAATTATGGTATCAATgctgtaataaaaataaattttataaattgtacATATTGTTAGTAAATGAAAggtaaagtaaataaattaatataaaactacTAATAATTAGAACAATTAACATTGTTTCTATAgaatttttgtgaaaaatattttatttatttagtttaattaaacaaaaaaaaatcactcgtcaattaaaaacaatttttttaaaacaagcggaaaattttattgaattgatTAGACAATAAATCCTATATTCATTCTTGAcatttataaactttttttttcgttttttatATAATAGTATTTGTTTACTACACAAGTTAATTAAGCGCATTCATTTATCTTGATGTATATCAAGccaaagtaaaaaaaagaaaagatattcttatattactagacacatatatgatatatcaataatattatatttaattttgaatcttatGCATACTTCGAGTAGTTTTaaacttttctctttatttatatttagagACCATTTATGGTTGTTGTTGAGAAGGTGTAAAAGGATGAAAAATAGTCTCATCTTGGAACAAGtttgagaaatattaaaaga
This window of the Citrus sinensis cultivar Valencia sweet orange chromosome 8, DVS_A1.0, whole genome shotgun sequence genome carries:
- the LOC102628870 gene encoding uncharacterized protein LOC102628870 — translated: MGTNLKRSKDGFTDIYKREMGLFRPRSVARRFSASEVLMKRINLCGKLHGHKGCVNAVEFNSTGDFLVSGSDDKLVIFWDWKDRREKFSYLSGHLDNIFQTRIMPFTDDRKIITSSADGQVRLGQIFEDGRMDTKRLGKHQGRVYKLAVEPGSPYIIYSCGEDGFVQHFDLRSDSATRLFYCSSFSENSKQPMNSIRLNAIVIDPRNPNYFAVGGSDEYARVYDIRKCHWYSPISSDTPVDTFCPRHLIGKNNIHITGLAYSNTSELLISYNDELVYLFEKNMGLGPSPLSLSPEDLQKREEPQVYSGHRNSQTVKGVNFFGPNDEYVMSGSDCGHLFIWKKKGGKLVRLMVGDRHVVNQLEPHPHIPMFATCGIEKTVKLWAPMPTDFPPLPDNAEKIMKANKQGREDHSRITLTPDVIMHVLRLQRRQTLAYRERRYNAADFESDEEEGETYLLGFSDSDASSEGGGNQRECIIS